Proteins co-encoded in one Streptomyces sp. NBC_01283 genomic window:
- a CDS encoding PA14 domain-containing protein encodes MRPRRVRQRLVLLLTVALACAGLTAVPAATAADETPDVHGLKGEYYTQSAPGAFDFHELKATGFDQKIDFDNLDPRLAFATGKADDATVRWTGKVVPEKTGSHTFSMIGDNGFRLWVDGKLAIDHWVDDWDKEQTAQPVELTAGKAYDIKVEYFEHYGGSNLHLRWTEPGGSKEAVPQSAFRLPDGFDYDGATAATVLKDGRTLKLDFAQKLSAPPNGLADHIEAVIGGAKWPISTVEADPKDSRALLVGLKEPVVGNKTGTAKGTADLRYDGKGGLAGDDGKAVAAFWSSGPNHSEHQLRTKFADDVKPGNVLPEYPRPQLTRDSWRNLNGSWQFASAKEGEKPPVGKNLAEKILVPYPVESQLSGLERHEDRMWYRRTFTVPQGWKVGDGKRLKLNFGAVDWQSEVYVNGRKVAEHKGGYDKFSADITDALKPGKTQELIVGVYDPTDAKGGENPPVGKQRLDPSGIWYTPSSGIWQTVWMEPVATDHADSLKITPDVATKQVTVEPKGVRDGVPVKAVAYEGRKKVAEASGRTGTPLKLKIAKPHLWSPDDPFLYDLKVTVGRDSVKSYFGMRSLAVEKVNGTPRTMLNGKPTFLMATLDQGFWPDGLHTAPTDEALAYDLKMHKEMGFNSVRKHIKVEPDRWFYWADKLGLMVWQDMPAMDAGRSPSTAARTQYESEMKQMIDEHANHPSIVMWVTFNEGWGQYDEGRIATQAKAWDPTRLVNGMSGLNLGRDGGTGDIMDEHGYPSPALPPRPDGVRAQINGEYGGLGLAVPGHAWSVQQSYVDVDPATYTDDYLTKLDEVRALACKGGNGAVYTQISDVEGELNGLMTYDRRVVKPDVKRLKAAHEALIGDASRPDPAGCPGS; translated from the coding sequence ATGAGACCCAGACGAGTCAGGCAGCGGCTGGTACTGCTGCTCACCGTCGCACTCGCCTGCGCCGGCCTGACCGCCGTCCCGGCCGCGACGGCCGCCGACGAAACCCCCGACGTCCACGGCCTGAAGGGCGAGTACTACACCCAGTCCGCCCCCGGTGCCTTCGACTTCCACGAGCTCAAGGCCACCGGCTTCGACCAGAAGATCGACTTCGACAACCTCGACCCCCGCCTGGCCTTCGCCACCGGCAAGGCGGATGACGCCACCGTCCGCTGGACCGGCAAGGTCGTCCCGGAGAAGACCGGATCCCACACCTTCTCCATGATCGGCGACAACGGCTTCCGCCTGTGGGTCGACGGCAAGCTCGCCATCGACCACTGGGTCGACGACTGGGACAAGGAACAGACCGCGCAGCCCGTCGAGTTGACGGCCGGCAAGGCCTACGACATCAAGGTCGAGTACTTCGAGCACTACGGCGGCTCCAACCTCCACCTGCGCTGGACCGAGCCCGGCGGCAGCAAGGAAGCCGTCCCGCAGTCGGCCTTCCGCCTTCCTGACGGCTTCGACTACGACGGAGCCACCGCCGCCACCGTCCTCAAGGACGGCCGCACCCTGAAGCTGGACTTCGCCCAGAAGCTCAGCGCGCCCCCGAACGGTCTCGCGGACCACATCGAAGCCGTCATCGGTGGTGCGAAGTGGCCGATCAGCACCGTCGAGGCCGACCCCAAGGACTCCCGCGCCCTCCTCGTGGGCCTCAAGGAGCCCGTGGTCGGCAACAAGACCGGCACCGCGAAGGGCACCGCCGACCTCCGCTACGACGGCAAGGGCGGCCTGGCCGGCGACGACGGCAAGGCGGTCGCCGCCTTCTGGAGCAGCGGCCCCAACCACTCCGAGCACCAGCTGCGCACCAAGTTCGCCGACGACGTGAAGCCGGGCAACGTGCTCCCCGAGTACCCCCGCCCCCAGCTCACGCGTGACTCCTGGCGCAACCTCAACGGCTCCTGGCAGTTCGCATCGGCCAAGGAGGGCGAGAAGCCGCCGGTCGGCAAGAACCTCGCCGAGAAGATCCTCGTCCCCTACCCGGTGGAGTCCCAGCTCTCCGGCCTGGAACGGCACGAGGACCGCATGTGGTACCGCAGGACCTTCACCGTCCCCCAGGGCTGGAAGGTCGGCGACGGCAAGCGCCTCAAGCTCAACTTCGGCGCGGTCGACTGGCAGTCCGAGGTCTACGTGAACGGCAGGAAGGTCGCCGAACACAAGGGCGGCTACGACAAGTTCAGCGCCGACATCACGGATGCCCTCAAGCCCGGCAAGACCCAGGAACTGATCGTCGGCGTCTATGACCCGACCGACGCCAAGGGCGGCGAGAACCCGCCCGTCGGCAAGCAGCGCCTGGACCCCAGCGGCATCTGGTACACCCCGTCCTCCGGCATCTGGCAGACGGTGTGGATGGAGCCGGTGGCCACCGACCACGCCGACTCGCTCAAGATCACGCCCGACGTGGCCACCAAGCAGGTCACCGTCGAGCCCAAGGGCGTCCGCGACGGAGTGCCGGTCAAGGCGGTCGCGTACGAGGGCAGGAAGAAGGTCGCCGAGGCGAGCGGACGCACGGGCACACCGCTCAAGCTGAAGATCGCCAAGCCGCACCTCTGGTCGCCCGACGACCCCTTCCTCTACGACCTGAAGGTGACCGTAGGCCGCGACAGCGTGAAGAGCTACTTCGGGATGCGCTCCCTCGCGGTGGAGAAGGTCAACGGCACCCCGCGCACCATGCTCAACGGCAAGCCCACCTTCCTGATGGCCACGCTCGACCAGGGCTTCTGGCCCGACGGCCTGCACACGGCGCCGACCGACGAGGCGCTCGCGTACGACCTCAAGATGCACAAGGAGATGGGCTTCAACTCGGTCCGCAAGCACATCAAGGTCGAGCCGGACCGCTGGTTCTACTGGGCGGACAAGCTGGGCCTGATGGTCTGGCAGGACATGCCGGCGATGGACGCGGGCCGTAGCCCGAGCACGGCGGCCCGCACCCAGTACGAGTCCGAGATGAAGCAGATGATCGACGAGCACGCGAACCACCCGTCGATCGTCATGTGGGTCACCTTCAACGAGGGCTGGGGCCAGTACGACGAGGGCCGCATCGCCACCCAGGCCAAGGCCTGGGACCCGACCCGCCTGGTCAACGGCATGTCGGGCCTCAACCTCGGGCGCGACGGCGGCACGGGCGACATCATGGACGAGCACGGCTACCCGAGCCCGGCCCTGCCGCCCAGGCCCGATGGCGTACGGGCGCAGATCAACGGCGAGTACGGCGGTCTCGGACTCGCCGTGCCCGGCCACGCCTGGTCCGTCCAGCAGAGTTACGTCGACGTGGACCCGGCGACGTACACGGACGACTACCTCACCAAGCTCGACGAGGTGCGCGCCCTCGCCTGCAAGGGGGGCAACGGCGCCGTCTACACCCAGATCTCGGATGTGGAGGGCGAGTTGAACGGTCTGATGACCTACGACCGCAGGGTCGTCAAGCCCGACGTGAAGCGGCTCAAGGCAGCACATGAGGCCTTGATCGGCGACGCGTCGCGGCCCGACCCGGCGGGGTGCCCGGGTTCCTGA